One genomic segment of Brevibacillus laterosporus LMG 15441 includes these proteins:
- the dapG gene encoding aspartate kinase — protein MKILVQKFGGSSLTTEDHRNRAIGHIEKALAEGFSLVVVVSAMGRKGDPYATDTLLQLIRQNGDSLRARENDLLLHTGEIISACVISSMLNERGIESTILTGGQANIITTNDFNNAQILTIEPDRIQQELEQGRVVIVPGFQGRTEDWQVTTLGRGGSDTTATALGVALKADMVDIFTDVNGIMTADPRIVDEAKSLHTVTYTEICNMAHLGAKVIHPRAVEIAMQTNIPIRVRSTFSDEPGTLVTSLHELGRFNESFSDRVVVGIAHVPNITQIKVFSKEGQYDTQLQVFKAMAQHNISVDFINVNPLGVAYTVHDHMAEKAAIILADMGYEPQIMPHCAKVSVIGAGIAGVPGVMAHIVEALTKEEIQILQSADSHTTIWVLVHDEDMARAVRALHQQFDLSNARL, from the coding sequence ATGAAAATACTTGTCCAAAAGTTCGGGGGTTCATCCTTAACAACGGAGGATCATCGCAATCGGGCAATTGGCCACATTGAAAAAGCACTGGCGGAAGGCTTTTCCTTAGTAGTAGTTGTGTCAGCGATGGGGCGTAAGGGTGATCCTTACGCCACTGACACGCTATTACAATTGATCCGTCAAAATGGGGACAGCCTACGAGCGCGCGAAAACGACCTGTTATTGCATACAGGGGAAATTATTTCCGCTTGCGTCATATCCAGCATGCTTAATGAGCGAGGCATCGAGTCCACAATTTTAACGGGTGGGCAAGCTAATATCATAACTACTAATGATTTTAATAACGCACAAATCCTTACGATTGAACCTGATCGTATTCAACAAGAGCTTGAGCAAGGGCGTGTTGTCATCGTCCCAGGGTTCCAGGGGCGTACGGAAGATTGGCAAGTGACCACCTTAGGCCGCGGAGGAAGCGATACGACAGCAACAGCACTTGGCGTCGCCTTAAAAGCTGACATGGTTGATATTTTTACAGATGTAAATGGCATTATGACGGCCGATCCACGAATAGTAGACGAGGCTAAGTCACTTCATACCGTCACGTATACGGAGATTTGCAACATGGCGCACTTAGGTGCTAAGGTGATTCACCCACGCGCTGTGGAAATCGCTATGCAAACCAATATTCCAATACGTGTGCGCTCCACATTTTCAGACGAACCAGGAACATTGGTTACCAGTCTACATGAGTTAGGCCGTTTTAATGAATCCTTTAGTGATCGAGTTGTAGTGGGGATAGCTCATGTTCCTAATATTACACAGATCAAGGTATTCTCTAAAGAAGGACAATATGATACCCAGCTTCAGGTTTTTAAAGCAATGGCACAACATAATATCAGCGTTGATTTTATTAATGTAAATCCACTAGGTGTCGCTTATACGGTACACGATCATATGGCTGAAAAGGCGGCGATTATCTTAGCTGACATGGGCTATGAGCCTCAAATAATGCCTCATTGTGCTAAGGTGTCGGTAATTGGCGCTGGCATTGCAGGAGTACCAGGTGTTATGGCTCATATTGTAGAAGCACTTACGAAAGAGGAGATACAAATCCTGCAATCTGCTGACTCACATACAACCATTTGGGTGCTAGTGCATGACGAGGATATGGCTAGGGCTGTGCGGGCATTGCATCAGCAGTTTGATTTGTCTAATGCTCGATTATAG
- a CDS encoding M16 family metallopeptidase translates to MIQTYTCANGVRIVTEKIASVRSVALGIWVGTGSKYENEQNNGISHFLEHMFFKGTTTRSAKEIAEAFDEIGGNVNAFTSKEYTCYYARVLDRHAPLALNILSDMYFNSVFDAEELEKEKNVVLEEISMYEDTPDDLVHDLIARASYADHSLGYTILGKEDVLKGMKREDLLTYIEQRYLPENTVITVAGNFDDELITLVQSLFSTYQRAGKTMDIATPTFTGQSIVHQKQTEQAHLCLSMPGYAVGHDNVYSLIILNNILGGSMSSRLFQEIREERGLAYSVYSYHSSYKESGTFNIYTGTAPEHVGKVFDIVSNVLHDVRANGITEKELNKGKEQLKGSLMLSLESTSSRMNRLGKNELLHGRHLTLDEIIAKVDRVSQESVLAVAKELFHSKMAMAMVSPLEAFPENVDANVFLT, encoded by the coding sequence TTGATTCAAACATATACGTGTGCAAATGGTGTCCGGATTGTTACCGAAAAAATAGCTAGTGTTCGATCCGTTGCTTTAGGAATTTGGGTAGGAACGGGTTCAAAATATGAGAATGAGCAAAATAACGGAATTTCACATTTCTTGGAGCACATGTTTTTTAAAGGTACTACAACTCGCAGTGCAAAAGAAATAGCGGAAGCGTTTGATGAAATTGGTGGGAATGTAAACGCCTTTACATCCAAAGAATACACTTGCTATTATGCGCGTGTACTTGATCGTCACGCACCGCTTGCTCTCAATATTTTATCTGATATGTACTTTAACTCTGTTTTTGATGCAGAGGAGCTAGAGAAAGAGAAGAACGTAGTCCTAGAAGAAATCAGTATGTATGAGGATACACCAGATGATTTGGTGCATGATCTGATTGCACGTGCTTCCTATGCCGATCATTCGCTAGGGTACACGATACTGGGAAAAGAAGATGTACTCAAAGGCATGAAACGCGAGGATTTGTTGACATATATCGAACAACGCTACTTACCAGAGAACACGGTAATTACAGTAGCAGGTAACTTTGACGATGAGTTAATCACATTGGTGCAATCATTATTTTCGACGTACCAGCGTGCAGGAAAAACAATGGATATCGCTACACCAACCTTTACAGGTCAAAGCATTGTACATCAAAAGCAGACCGAGCAGGCTCATTTATGCCTGTCTATGCCTGGTTATGCTGTGGGCCATGACAATGTTTATTCCTTAATTATTTTAAATAATATTTTGGGTGGCAGCATGAGTTCTCGACTGTTTCAAGAAATTCGTGAAGAACGCGGTCTAGCTTACTCTGTTTATTCTTATCACTCTTCCTATAAAGAATCTGGTACATTCAATATTTATACGGGAACAGCACCAGAGCATGTAGGTAAAGTATTTGACATCGTGTCTAATGTTCTACATGATGTTCGCGCAAACGGAATTACAGAAAAAGAATTAAACAAAGGAAAAGAACAGCTTAAGGGTAGTTTGATGCTAAGCTTAGAAAGCACTAGCAGCCGCATGAATCGCTTGGGTAAAAATGAGCTGTTACATGGCCGACACCTTACACTAGATGAAATTATTGCGAAGGTAGATCGTGTAAGTCAGGAATCTGTTCTAGCAGTAGCGAAAGAATTATTCCACTCCAAAATGGCGATGGCAATGGTGAGTCCATTGGAAGCATTCCCGGAAAATGTTGATGCAAATGTATTCTTAACGTAA
- a CDS encoding aspartate-semialdehyde dehydrogenase yields the protein MENQLKVNVAVVGATGAVGQQMIQLLEKRNFPIGQLKLLASKRSAGKKVLFKGQEVTIEEATPDSFIGVDFALFSAGGAISKELAPHAVRHGAVVIDNTSAYRMDPEVPLVVPEVNMDAARKHKGIIANPNCSTIQMVAALKPLYDRFGIDRIIVSTYQAVSGAGAQAIDELLTQTRDVLDGKEPEANVLPVSKLPVHHQIAFNAIPQIDVFTDNGFTYEEMKMVNETKKILGDDQVLVAATCVRIPVVKGHSESVYVELKNDYELEEVKSLLAHAPGIVLVDSPEEQKYPLATDSADKLEVFVGRVRRDLTHPRGIHMWVVSDNLLKGAAWNTVQIAEELIKANS from the coding sequence ATGGAGAACCAACTGAAGGTAAATGTCGCAGTCGTGGGAGCGACAGGAGCAGTAGGACAGCAAATGATTCAGCTTTTGGAGAAACGAAATTTTCCAATCGGTCAACTGAAGCTATTAGCTTCAAAAAGATCGGCTGGTAAAAAGGTACTGTTTAAAGGTCAGGAAGTGACAATTGAAGAGGCAACACCTGATAGCTTTATCGGTGTAGATTTTGCTCTGTTCAGTGCAGGAGGAGCGATCAGTAAGGAATTAGCTCCTCATGCTGTACGTCATGGAGCGGTTGTCATTGACAATACGAGTGCTTATCGAATGGATCCAGAAGTCCCATTGGTTGTGCCCGAGGTTAACATGGATGCAGCGCGCAAACACAAAGGAATCATTGCAAACCCTAACTGCTCTACCATTCAGATGGTTGCGGCATTGAAGCCTCTTTATGACCGTTTTGGAATAGATCGGATTATTGTTTCTACGTATCAAGCTGTATCTGGTGCGGGTGCTCAAGCTATCGATGAGCTGTTGACTCAAACCAGAGATGTTTTAGATGGGAAAGAGCCGGAAGCAAATGTACTGCCAGTATCCAAGCTTCCGGTTCATCATCAGATTGCTTTTAATGCGATTCCGCAAATTGATGTTTTCACAGACAATGGATTTACGTATGAAGAGATGAAGATGGTAAACGAAACAAAGAAAATATTGGGTGACGATCAAGTTTTAGTTGCAGCTACTTGTGTGCGTATTCCTGTAGTAAAAGGTCACAGTGAGTCCGTTTATGTCGAATTAAAAAATGACTATGAACTGGAAGAAGTGAAATCTTTACTAGCACATGCACCTGGTATTGTGCTTGTCGATTCCCCTGAAGAACAAAAATATCCATTGGCTACCGATTCTGCGGATAAGCTTGAAGTTTTTGTCGGTCGTGTTCGCCGAGATTTAACGCATCCACGTGGGATCCATATGTGGGTTGTATCAGATAATCTATTAAAGGGTGCTGCGTGGAACACCGTACAAATTGCCGAGGAGCTTATCAAGGCCAACAGCTAG
- the dut gene encoding dUTP diphosphatase — protein MFVNIKKMSPMIGTDLPLPHYATSGSAGLDLAACIEQDITIAPGERAKIPTGIAVQMPDAGMVGLVFPRSGNAFKYGISLTNAVGVIDSDYTGEIQVLLQNLDTTEPFVVKKGDRVAQLLFMPVMQARLEIVDELEKTERGAGGFGSTGK, from the coding sequence GTGTTTGTAAACATTAAAAAAATGTCTCCAATGATTGGGACGGATCTTCCTTTACCGCATTATGCGACATCAGGCTCTGCGGGACTTGATTTAGCAGCATGTATTGAACAAGACATCACGATTGCTCCAGGGGAACGCGCCAAGATTCCTACAGGGATTGCTGTGCAAATGCCTGACGCAGGTATGGTAGGTCTAGTGTTCCCACGTAGCGGCAATGCTTTTAAATACGGAATATCACTAACGAATGCTGTTGGAGTAATTGATAGCGATTATACAGGTGAGATTCAAGTGCTGTTGCAGAACCTAGACACGACTGAACCATTTGTGGTCAAAAAAGGGGACCGTGTTGCCCAGCTTCTCTTTATGCCAGTGATGCAAGCACGGTTAGAGATTGTTGACGAGTTGGAAAAAACAGAACGTGGTGCAGGTGGATTCGGTTCTACAGGTAAATAA
- the dapA gene encoding 4-hydroxy-tetrahydrodipicolinate synthase, which produces MAIFGRIVTAMVTPFNDKGQIDWDRTEKLINYLIDTGSEALVVSGTTGESPTLSKQEKLDLFTFSVQKANGRVKVIAGTGCNDTEETIAFTKEATKTGIDAIMLVAPYYSRTSQEGLYQHFKAISEAVELPIMLYNVPGRTGINVTADTTLRLAELPNVVCIKEASGNLTQMAQIIERAPQGFELYSGDDGLTIPVLSIGGVGVVSVTSHVIGLEMKEMMDAFFKGDTSRAAALHRKLVPIFEGAFKYPNPTPIKAALNKKGIEVGGVRLPLVELTDEEASYIDEWL; this is translated from the coding sequence ATGGCTATTTTTGGACGTATTGTGACTGCCATGGTAACGCCTTTTAATGACAAGGGCCAAATTGACTGGGATCGCACAGAAAAACTGATCAACTACCTAATAGACACAGGCTCAGAAGCACTCGTGGTAAGTGGTACAACAGGAGAATCACCAACTCTTTCTAAACAGGAAAAGCTTGATTTATTTACTTTTAGTGTACAAAAAGCGAACGGTAGAGTTAAAGTCATCGCAGGTACAGGTTGCAATGATACAGAAGAAACCATTGCTTTCACAAAAGAAGCAACAAAAACGGGTATAGATGCGATCATGCTGGTGGCTCCTTACTACAGTCGTACATCGCAAGAGGGGTTGTATCAGCATTTTAAGGCTATTAGTGAAGCAGTAGAGCTGCCAATCATGCTATACAATGTTCCTGGACGTACAGGAATTAACGTGACAGCGGACACGACTTTACGTTTAGCTGAACTACCAAATGTAGTATGTATTAAAGAGGCGTCTGGTAATCTTACCCAGATGGCACAGATCATTGAACGTGCACCTCAAGGCTTTGAGCTATATAGCGGTGATGATGGTTTAACTATTCCGGTACTCTCTATTGGCGGAGTTGGAGTAGTAAGCGTAACGAGCCATGTAATTGGTTTAGAGATGAAGGAAATGATGGATGCGTTCTTCAAGGGAGATACTTCTAGGGCAGCAGCTCTTCATCGTAAGCTAGTTCCGATCTTTGAAGGTGCATTCAAATATCCTAATCCAACACCAATTAAGGCTGCGCTAAACAAAAAAGGGATTGAGGTAGGCGGTGTTCGTTTACCGCTTGTGGAGCTGACGGACGAAGAAGCTAGCTATATAGATGAATGGCTGTAG
- a CDS encoding polysaccharide deacetylase family protein, protein MKQHSKKTRKYMAVATVCGALLFGLVTSSPINTYVTQLKVGVTPVQGQITIEEPFKEKIEQWQKEREEAPQDAYLDPVWKAIPGYNGRVIDVNATIAQMKKTGKQDESSIVYKEQMPKVQVEQLGAHPIYRGNPKKEAVCFMINVAWGNEYLDKILATLDRHKVKTTFFLDGSWVKRNPELAKKIYDRGHEIGNHAYSHPDMSKLGEARIRQEISKTQDIISKTIGLKPSLFAPPSGSFNQRVVEIAHQDYQMKTILWTADTIDWKNPPVGTMVERIRKKLDKGVLILMHPTDSSSKGLDQMLTLAEKKGLKPTTVSEVISSRRLP, encoded by the coding sequence GTGAAACAGCATTCTAAAAAGACAAGAAAATATATGGCGGTAGCAACTGTTTGTGGAGCGTTATTGTTTGGATTAGTAACCTCATCTCCAATTAACACATATGTTACACAACTAAAAGTTGGCGTTACCCCTGTACAAGGTCAGATTACCATTGAGGAGCCATTTAAAGAAAAGATAGAGCAGTGGCAAAAGGAACGCGAGGAAGCACCACAAGATGCATATCTTGATCCTGTCTGGAAAGCGATTCCGGGATATAACGGACGAGTGATTGATGTTAACGCAACAATTGCTCAAATGAAGAAAACAGGAAAGCAGGATGAAAGTTCAATTGTCTATAAAGAACAGATGCCAAAGGTACAGGTAGAACAGCTAGGGGCTCATCCCATTTATAGAGGGAATCCCAAAAAAGAGGCAGTGTGCTTCATGATAAATGTAGCCTGGGGCAATGAATACCTGGATAAAATTCTTGCTACATTGGATCGGCATAAAGTAAAAACCACCTTTTTTCTAGACGGATCTTGGGTCAAACGAAATCCTGAGCTAGCGAAGAAAATTTATGATAGAGGTCATGAAATAGGAAATCATGCCTATTCCCATCCAGATATGAGCAAGCTGGGAGAGGCGCGTATTCGCCAAGAGATTAGCAAAACACAAGATATTATTTCTAAGACAATCGGTTTAAAGCCCTCTCTATTTGCTCCGCCGTCTGGTTCCTTTAATCAACGGGTGGTAGAAATTGCTCATCAGGATTACCAGATGAAGACCATTCTCTGGACAGCGGATACAATTGATTGGAAAAACCCACCGGTAGGAACGATGGTAGAGCGCATTCGCAAGAAGTTAGATAAAGGGGTGCTCATACTAATGCACCCAACTGATTCCTCATCTAAAGGACTAGATCAAATGCTGACACTAGCTGAGAAAAAAGGATTGAAACCAACGACGGTTTCCGAGGTAATCTCTAGTCGTCGATTGCCGTAG
- a CDS encoding ribonuclease J: protein MSKLNQSVLIFALGGVGEIGKNMYVVETDEDIVVIDAGLKFPEEEMLGIDMVIPDITYLEENRDKVRGIIITHGHEDHIGGLSYVLRHLNVPVYATKLTLGLIDVKLKEAGILNTTTRHLINSDSEVSLGSTLTATFFRVNHSIPDSVGVCLETPEGYVVHTGDFKFDQTPVNNQRADLGKMAEIGERGVLCLLSDSTNAERPGFTGSESSVGKALKEVFHKAEGRIIVSTFASNVHRIQQVFDAAVQYNRKVTLVGRSMINVITISMDLGYLHVPEGVIVDIDECNKLPSEQVVILSTGSQGEPMSALTRIARSAHRKIDMMPGDTVIIAATPIPGNEKYVSRTIDHLCRAGAEVIYGGHGPNGTVHVSGHGSQEELRLMLNLMKPKYFIPIHGEYRMQRMHAILAEQVGVASENIFLLDNGDTVEIAKGQARYGPKVHAGNVLIDGLGVGDVGNIVLRDRKLLSQDGILVVVVTLSKQHGTIVSGPDIISRGFVYVRESEELMEEANRIVAQTLQKCMDEKVNEWSSLKNNVKDTLGRYLYEQTRRRPMILPIIMEV from the coding sequence TTGTCTAAGTTGAATCAAAGTGTTCTTATCTTTGCCCTGGGCGGAGTTGGCGAAATTGGTAAGAACATGTACGTAGTAGAGACCGATGAAGACATCGTTGTTATTGATGCTGGTCTCAAATTCCCAGAGGAGGAAATGCTGGGGATTGATATGGTAATACCTGATATTACCTATTTGGAAGAAAATCGTGATAAAGTACGCGGAATTATTATTACACACGGACATGAAGATCATATTGGAGGACTAAGTTACGTATTGCGTCACCTTAATGTGCCGGTATATGCAACAAAGTTAACGCTAGGTCTGATTGATGTCAAATTGAAGGAAGCGGGTATCCTAAATACAACTACTCGTCACTTGATCAATAGTGATTCAGAAGTAAGTCTTGGCAGTACATTAACTGCAACGTTTTTCAGAGTAAATCATAGTATTCCTGATTCAGTCGGCGTTTGCTTGGAAACCCCTGAAGGTTATGTCGTCCATACCGGAGATTTTAAGTTTGATCAAACCCCCGTAAACAATCAAAGAGCTGATCTCGGAAAAATGGCGGAAATTGGGGAACGAGGCGTACTCTGCTTGTTATCAGACAGTACAAACGCAGAACGTCCAGGCTTTACTGGATCTGAAAGTTCAGTAGGGAAAGCGTTAAAAGAAGTTTTTCATAAAGCGGAGGGGCGAATTATCGTTTCCACGTTTGCATCAAACGTTCATCGTATCCAACAAGTTTTTGATGCTGCTGTTCAATACAATCGTAAAGTAACGTTAGTAGGGCGCAGTATGATCAATGTTATAACTATAAGTATGGATTTAGGATATTTACATGTACCAGAAGGGGTAATTGTAGATATTGATGAATGTAATAAATTACCATCAGAACAAGTAGTTATTCTGTCAACAGGAAGTCAGGGAGAGCCTATGTCAGCGCTTACCCGCATTGCCCGATCCGCCCATCGGAAAATAGACATGATGCCTGGTGACACAGTAATCATTGCAGCAACACCAATTCCAGGGAACGAGAAATACGTTTCCCGCACCATCGATCACTTATGCCGAGCAGGTGCAGAAGTTATTTATGGAGGACATGGTCCAAATGGTACTGTACACGTATCTGGACATGGAAGCCAGGAAGAGCTACGTTTAATGCTTAACCTGATGAAACCTAAATACTTTATCCCGATTCACGGGGAGTATCGTATGCAGCGTATGCATGCAATACTTGCTGAACAGGTGGGAGTAGCATCTGAGAATATCTTCTTACTCGATAATGGAGATACCGTGGAAATTGCAAAGGGTCAGGCAAGATACGGTCCTAAAGTGCATGCTGGCAATGTTCTTATTGATGGACTGGGCGTAGGCGATGTAGGTAACATCGTTTTACGTGATCGAAAATTATTATCCCAAGATGGAATTCTGGTTGTTGTCGTTACCCTCAGTAAACAACATGGTACTATCGTGTCTGGACCTGATATCATCTCGCGTGGCTTCGTATATGTACGTGAGTCGGAAGAATTGATGGAAGAGGCAAATCGTATCGTAGCCCAAACTCTGCAAAAATGTATGGATGAAAAAGTAAATGAATGGTCATCGCTGAAAAATAATGTAAAAGATACACTTGGACGTTATTTATACGAACAAACACGTAGAAGACCAATGATTTTACCTATCATCATGGAAGTGTAA
- a CDS encoding YlmC/YmxH family sporulation protein translates to MRLSEFSGKEIVDVDYGEKRGVIAQSDMEINPITGEIASIVISNPSFFGIGKKKADTMIPWRSIVQIGPDMIIVQLQPTQNHFPQETSVTKR, encoded by the coding sequence ATGCGACTAAGCGAGTTTAGCGGTAAAGAGATTGTAGATGTTGATTATGGAGAAAAACGCGGAGTGATAGCACAATCGGATATGGAAATTAATCCAATAACAGGCGAAATTGCTTCTATTGTCATTTCCAATCCTTCTTTTTTTGGGATAGGGAAGAAAAAAGCTGATACGATGATTCCTTGGAGGTCTATTGTACAAATTGGTCCGGATATGATAATTGTACAGTTACAACCTACCCAAAACCATTTCCCACAGGAAACTTCAGTAACGAAACGTTAG
- a CDS encoding dipicolinate synthase subunit B has product MSNLRGKTVGFGLTGSHCTLEETMPQIQRLVDAGARVVPIASQTVMTTDTRFGTTNHWQNQLKQITGEEIITTITDAEPLGPSKLFDVMVIAPCTGNTTSRLANALTDSPVLMAAKATLRNLYPVVLAISTNDGLGLNAANIAKLLATKNIYFVPFGQDAPDKKPNSLVARMDLIMETCELAIQHRQLQPLLIERFHY; this is encoded by the coding sequence ATGAGCAATCTTAGGGGAAAAACGGTTGGATTTGGGCTAACGGGTTCCCATTGTACCTTGGAAGAAACCATGCCGCAAATTCAGCGCTTAGTAGATGCTGGAGCACGTGTTGTACCCATAGCGAGCCAGACTGTGATGACCACTGATACGCGTTTTGGAACGACTAACCATTGGCAGAACCAATTAAAACAGATTACAGGCGAAGAGATTATCACTACTATTACTGATGCAGAACCGCTTGGACCTTCCAAGCTATTTGACGTTATGGTGATTGCTCCATGCACAGGTAACACCACGAGCCGATTGGCGAACGCACTCACAGATAGCCCTGTTTTAATGGCTGCCAAAGCAACCTTACGCAATCTATATCCAGTCGTCTTGGCGATTTCAACCAATGATGGATTGGGGTTAAATGCGGCAAATATTGCAAAACTTCTAGCCACTAAAAATATTTATTTTGTTCCGTTTGGGCAGGATGCGCCTGACAAAAAACCAAACTCACTGGTAGCACGAATGGATCTCATCATGGAAACGTGTGAGCTAGCTATTCAACATCGTCAGTTGCAACCTTTGCTTATAGAAAGATTCCATTATTGA
- a CDS encoding DNA-binding protein, protein MAQNDHETQSDLPSTLAKPARRALEGAGYFRLEQFTLRSEAEVMKLHGMGPKAMDQIRRALADKGLSFTKEI, encoded by the coding sequence ATGGCTCAGAATGATCATGAAACACAAAGTGATTTACCGAGTACGCTAGCCAAGCCGGCAAGACGCGCACTCGAAGGGGCAGGCTATTTCCGGCTAGAACAATTTACACTACGAAGTGAAGCCGAGGTGATGAAGCTACATGGTATGGGTCCAAAAGCAATGGATCAAATCCGTCGCGCTTTAGCCGACAAGGGATTATCATTTACTAAAGAGATTTGA
- the dpsA gene encoding dipicolinate synthase subunit DpsA: MLTGKHVAFIGGDARQLEVIKKCIQLDATVTLIGFDNLESSFTGANKKPLTCDVLKDVDALILPIVGTDDKGMIESIFSTKSIQLSKEHIEALPEKCVVYTGMAKPYLRELLKLHNVPLKELLNRDDVAIYNSIPTVEGALMVTIQNTDITIHGSEVIVLGLGRVGMSLARALHALGAHVKVGTKRPEHIARSNEMGIDAFDLDDFKQYVSKVDIIFNTIPHLIITSDIIAHMPQTAFILDIASKPGGTDFRYAERRGIKAILAPSLPGIVAPKTAGQIIANTLARLLSEQAENQGGHHEQS; the protein is encoded by the coding sequence ATGCTGACGGGAAAACATGTTGCTTTTATTGGCGGTGATGCTCGTCAGCTGGAAGTCATCAAAAAATGCATCCAGCTGGACGCCACAGTTACTCTTATTGGCTTTGATAACTTAGAGAGTAGCTTTACAGGAGCAAACAAAAAACCATTAACATGCGATGTGTTAAAGGATGTTGATGCCCTGATCCTACCTATCGTCGGTACAGATGACAAAGGAATGATTGAAAGCATTTTTTCTACAAAAAGCATTCAGCTATCTAAGGAGCATATTGAAGCTTTACCAGAAAAATGCGTTGTCTATACCGGGATGGCAAAGCCTTATCTCAGAGAACTATTAAAACTGCATAACGTCCCACTAAAAGAGCTATTGAACCGTGATGATGTGGCTATCTACAACTCCATTCCCACTGTGGAAGGAGCATTGATGGTGACGATCCAAAACACTGATATTACGATCCATGGCTCCGAGGTGATTGTTCTCGGATTAGGTCGAGTAGGTATGTCATTAGCTAGAGCTTTGCATGCATTGGGAGCACATGTTAAGGTTGGGACAAAACGTCCGGAACACATAGCACGTAGTAATGAAATGGGCATTGATGCTTTTGATCTGGATGATTTTAAGCAGTATGTTTCAAAGGTAGACATTATCTTTAACACAATTCCACATTTGATTATTACATCAGACATCATAGCACACATGCCACAGACTGCATTTATCCTAGATATTGCTTCTAAGCCAGGTGGAACTGATTTTCGTTATGCAGAACGTCGAGGAATCAAAGCGATTCTCGCCCCAAGTCTTCCTGGAATTGTTGCACCGAAAACAGCCGGGCAAATCATTGCCAATACCTTAGCACGACTTCTTTCGGAGCAAGCCGAGAATCAGGGGGGTCATCATGAGCAATCTTAG